Genomic window (Arcobacter sp. F2176):
AATTATCAAGTCCTAAATGTCCAGCTGTTGCAGTTGCTTCATAAGATAAACCTTCTTGTAAATCCCCATCTCCACATAAACAGAAAACTTTATGATTGATAACATCTTCACTTAAAATATTTTTTGCATATTTAGAAGCCATTGCAAAACCAACTGCATTTGCAATTCCTTGTCCTAATGGTCCAGTTGTGATTTCTACCCCATGTGTATGTCCATATTCTGGATGTCCTGGAGTTTTAGAATTTGTTTGTCTAAAGTTTTTGATATCTTCAATACTTACATCAAATCCCCAAAGGTGTAATAATGAATAAACTAATCCAGTTGCATGACCACCTGAAAAAACTAATCTATCTCTATTTAACCATTTAGAATTTGCTGGGTTTACATTTAAATGTTTACTCAATACCGTTGCAATGTCAGCAAGTCCCATAGGTGCACCTGGGTGTCCTGAGTTTGCTTTTTGAACCATATCTGAAGCCAAGAATCTGATTGTATCCGCTTGTTTTTGAAGTAAATTATTTGACATATCTTTCCTACTGTGTTGTGAGTTTTAAATTGTATTTTGCGGATTATAACTAATTTTTAATAAAGATAAAATTTGTAGAAAAGAGAAGTCTCTCTTTTCTACTTTTTATTACACATCAGGAGTAACTGAAACATCATCGTCAATTAAGACTTTTACATTTGAACCACCAACGGTTCCTTGATAAACATGGAATGTTTCTCCTGTATCACTTACATAATCAGCTTGTTGCGACCATTTTGCATCTCCACCTTCAAGAGTAACTTTATCATCACTATCACCAAAGATTTTTAACTCATTGTTATTATCTGTCATATCTAAAATATCATCTAGATTTATATTCATTTCTTGCGCATGATTATTAGTTAAATCTATATTTTCGATATTTTTTATCTCTGTATGTTTTAAAACCTCTTCTAAATCAATTGTATCATTATTCATAACTAGTGTATCATTTCCTTCTCCACCATCAATTGATTTTTCCGTTCCATTAAATACAATAGTATCATCACCTGCACCTGCATCAATAATATCAGCACCACCTTTTCCATCTATATGTTCATTGGCAGCAGTTCCGGTGATGGTATTTGCATTTTCATCACCCTCAATTGAAATTTTTGCAGATGTTGTTACAGTTGATTGAGCATCATTTTCTGATTCTGTTGATGTTACACTCGCAGTCATTGAATTAACTTCGCTTGACTCTAAATGTTTTGTAGAAACAAAGGTAAATTCTTCTTCTTTTCCCTCTTCAATTGGTAACTGAACTGTTCCACCACTTACATCATATACATTTCCACTACTATCTTTAACAGATGTTATAGTATCAGGAATATTATCTAGTGTTACTTTTGATAAAGATTCACTTCCATCAACATCAGATAACAGTGCAGCTAATGTAATAGTATAATTATATACTGTTGTAGATAATGGTGAAGTATTAAATACACTAGCATCTCCTTTAACTACTCCATCACTACATTTAATATTTTCGAAATTTGAAATTTTATCTCGAATATTATCTTCATTTTTATAATAATCATTAATTGTGTAACCTTTTAAGTATATAGAATCAGTTCCATCTCCTCCATCTATTGTTGCCCATCCAATATTTCCAACTTTATCTCCAATAGTAATGAAATCATTTCCAGAACCTAAATCAACTCCACCATAATTAATATCATCACCAATATTAACTACATCATCACCTCCAAAAGTTTTTAATCCATCCCATCCATATAAATCATTTTCTATATTTATATGATTATCATTATCTCCATAGAATGCTTTTGAACTTGAATTATAAACATTATAGTCATATTCATTTGTTATAGAAATAGATCCATTATCTTCTACATTAAAAGACAAACTTGGTGTACTTGCAATATTATCAATAGTATTTGTAATATTAATATTTACATCAAAACTTGTAGTATCCCCATCTTCATCACTTGCATTAACAGTAAATGATTCTTTATCTTCAACTACATCTTTATTTGTACCACTGTAACTATATTCACCTGTTTCAAAATTAAATTTAAGTGTTCCACCTGCACTTGTATTAAGAGATAAAACATTATCAGTTGCCTCAGATACATTATGAGTAACACCATCAACTACAATAGAATCAATTGTTATCTTACCATCCCCACCTGTAATATTATCTGATACATCTCCATGTATAGTTGATTCAACAGTATTTTGTAGAGTTACATCCAAATCATCTGCATCATTTACAATAATTACATCATTATCTGAGTTAGATATTTCTTCTAAATAAGTAGTTAATGAATTATTCCCAATCCCAATAGAATATGCTTTATCAAAACCTAAATCTTTCCATTGTGCTGCAATATCATCATTTACAGAATAAGTATCATGTCCATTACCATGTCTATAGTATGTACCATTATATTCACTCATTCCATATGTTGGTTTTCCATCAGATACAAAATAAGAAATAGTTTCTCCATTTAGTGGTGCTGGATTCTGTTCTAAACTATCAATTACTTTTAATAATGCATCATCATAATTAGTTCCACCATTTGCTTGTAAGTTATTTATTAAACTTATTGCATCATTTGCATCTAACCAAACATCACCATTACTTGATAGAGTATTACCATAATCACCAAATGTTGTAAGTAAAACTTTTACATTACCTGCACCATCATAGTTATTTATCATATTAATAATTGATTGTTTTGCAAGTGATAATTTATTATCATAATTCATGCTATTAGATATATCTATAGTAATTGCAAGATTTACATTTACTTGTCCAAAATCCAATGTTTTTGAGTCATCACTACTATACAGTAAGGCATCACTATCAGTTGTTTCTTTATAGTTTGTTCCATCTTCATTATCATTTGTTTCTGTTGCTCTTGCTGTGATACCTAAATCTATATTTTCTGTTCCTTTTGGAACTGTCATTTTGATGCTATCACTTATATCTTTTGTACCATCAGGTAAATTAACAGTCCATGTTCCATCATTATTATTTGTTAATGTATAAGATGAATTTGAAGAAGTAAATTCTGCACCTTCTGGAACATTTGTTATTGTAACTGTTAAACTTTCACTTCCATCAACATCATTTAGTGCTGCATTAAAATCAACATTATAATTTTCAGTTGTTTCTATAGTTCCACTATCTTTATCTGATTCAAATACGACATTTTCAATATTTTTTACAACAAATTTAGACCCTTGTAAAGTACCATTTCCATCAACTTCATATATTGTAAACTCTTTGTTTGCATAACCTTCTGGGTGTTTATTCATTTGAGCATATTCTTCCCAGCTAATTAAGTTGTCTTCTCCACCATCAACACCAACTGATACTTTATAATCTTCCATTTTTCCAGAAAAGTGAAGAGTGTCTTGACCTTTTCCACCGTCAATTACTGTATTTATATTAAAGTTTACATCACTATCTGAAGATAAATTGATAGTATCATTTCCATCTCCTAAATCAACTTTTGTATCTTGTACATTTCCATTAAACTGTACAATATCATCACCTGCACCTGTTGATATAGTATTGGCATCACTATTATTTCCGACAATTAAAGTATCGTTTCCACTACCTGTACTCACATTACTTCTATTTAATGATTCACCTACACTTATAGTATTGTCTCCATCACCTAAATTTACAGTTGTTTCATTTGTTCCTTGATTTACAATAAATGTATCATCACCTAAACCAGCTTGTGTTGAACCTTGATTTAGACTTCCTGCAACTGTATAAGTATTATCACCTTCACCTAATTGAATATTTGCACTTGAACTTTGATTAACAACTACTTTATCATCTCCATCTCCAGTGTTGATATTTTTTCCATTATTTAAACTTTGGAATTCTAATGTGTCATTTCCTTTATCTGTAGTTATACTTGATGCATTTACATTTTGATAATCTTTTACAATATTATCTGTTCCATCATAATTAAAATTACTATCTAAATTTCCATCTTTACCTGTACCTTCATGTAGTGCTTGTAATACATCTAAACTATCAGAATTTGAATTTCCACTTCCATTTCCACCTTGGTTATGTTCACCACTTGTAGACTCAATTTTTGTAACATCAATACTTGCATTTGGCGCATCTGCAACTGCTTTAATATTTATATCAGTTTTATAATCTACATCTTTAAAGTTTTCATTTCCATCACCAATTTGGAATTTAAAACTTGCATCATTATCACTATCTTCTTTTGGAACATATATTAAGTTTCCAGCTGCAACATTTGCTAAAGATACTACTTGTCCTGAATTAACTTCAATCTGAGTATCTTTAGATACAACATGTTTATTACCATTTGCATCAATTATTGTTTCACCTTCATGAACAGTCAAATACAAAATACCTTCACTTGGAATTTCTGTAATTTTAAACTCTTTTACTCCAGTACCAATATCACCAAAATCAGTCTCAGTTAATACATAAGTTTGATCTTCGTTTATATTAATAACATCATCAGTTGAACTAAAATCATCTGTAAATGAACCACTTAAATCAAAAGATTCACTAGCACTATTAACTTTTTCATAATTTCCGCCAATAACTTCTTTTACCTGAATATCAACTTTTGATAAATCAGGGAAGTCTTTTGCATCAAGTGAAAGAGAACCTCTTCCTGTAGCATTTAAATCTACTTCATACTCTTGTCCATTAACTTCTACAATTGCTGTTGCTTTTCCTTGAGGAGGATAATCTTCATCAATTTGAATATTAAATGTAATTTTCCCATCTGTTGTACTAATATTTGTAACCTCAGGGTCAATTACTTCTGTATATGATATTTCATGTATCAAATAATCATCATCATATCCTGGTGCACTAAACTCGACTTTATCGAATGCTACTGGATTACCAGTAGCATCAGGGAACTCAAATGTATATGATAAATCAACTCTGTCTGTTCCCCCTTGTGCGGGAACT
Coding sequences:
- a CDS encoding immunoglobulin-like domain-containing protein, yielding MNLIIKQPNGSYREIEVNKNTTFTPKEGEQYFLDNSKNPGYALNLIDGESTIQLTLGTNPKLKLTFNGMADLIKSNGEVNKTVLSVIYDKEGVTDLKETVLNPDFKSDDIIKDLEARFDENLANADKPYGVIIDDFGSLASAMEASAAGEVLSDSSTTPNATDNDIPLDLNPGERPDGFRTTRSILNVPGTGGTPTPNDPEDTGTSVSPSTTVTSTVSLSATDTNEAAGTVTFTATLSNPVVAGDTPVVIHTKLGDITITEGSTGTLEVTNPNTEDVYKDASTLDNSITSVEGGNFEKLTPSTNTVTADIADTIDDTTVTLTATQSVQAGEDITYTASVDHKPETDLVITLSNGSEITIKAGETTGSVTVASADDVYGQTDGKTQTVSITGTTGGNYENLNTSDTATTTVTETTPDETTVSLSATDTNEAAGTVTFTATLSNPVVAGDTPVVIHTKLGDITITEGSTGTLEVTNPNTEDVYKDASTLDNSITSVEGGNFEKLTPSTNTVTADIADTITPIDITITAVATAPKIIDVDTEFGESTGIKVTAYDVNGNEGNLSVVKGTNHDGFGVQGNTDGSGANSEIGHGSNGVSEKVVFDFTNDVDSVDVAFAWRNNQETAQITFSNDGERIGYATVSGGGSDVDAVVRYFDMNNNLIKEVPAQGGTDRVDLSYTFEFPDATGNPVAFDKVEFSAPGYDDDYLIHEISYTEVIDPEVTNISTTDGKITFNIQIDEDYPPQGKATAIVEVNGQEYEVDLNATGRGSLSLDAKDFPDLSKVDIQVKEVIGGNYEKVNSASESFDLSGSFTDDFSSTDDVININEDQTYVLTETDFGDIGTGVKEFKITEIPSEGILYLTVHEGETIIDANGNKHVVSKDTQIEVNSGQVVSLANVAAGNLIYVPKEDSDNDASFKFQIGDGNENFKDVDYKTDINIKAVADAPNASIDVTKIESTSGEHNQGGNGSGNSNSDSLDVLQALHEGTGKDGNLDSNFNYDGTDNIVKDYQNVNASSITTDKGNDTLEFQSLNNGKNINTGDGDDKVVVNQSSSANIQLGEGDNTYTVAGSLNQGSTQAGLGDDTFIVNQGTNETTVNLGDGDNTISVGESLNRSNVSTGSGNDTLIVGNNSDANTISTGAGDDIVQFNGNVQDTKVDLGDGNDTINLSSDSDVNFNINTVIDGGKGQDTLHFSGKMEDYKVSVGVDGGEDNLISWEEYAQMNKHPEGYANKEFTIYEVDGNGTLQGSKFVVKNIENVVFESDKDSGTIETTENYNVDFNAALNDVDGSESLTVTITNVPEGAEFTSSNSSYTLTNNNDGTWTVNLPDGTKDISDSIKMTVPKGTENIDLGITARATETNDNEDGTNYKETTDSDALLYSSDDSKTLDFGQVNVNLAITIDISNSMNYDNKLSLAKQSIINMINNYDGAGNVKVLLTTFGDYGNTLSSNGDVWLDANDAISLINNLQANGGTNYDDALLKVIDSLEQNPAPLNGETISYFVSDGKPTYGMSEYNGTYYRHGNGHDTYSVNDDIAAQWKDLGFDKAYSIGIGNNSLTTYLEEISNSDNDVIIVNDADDLDVTLQNTVESTIHGDVSDNITGGDGKITIDSIVVDGVTHNVSEATDNVLSLNTSAGGTLKFNFETGEYSYSGTNKDVVEDKESFTVNASDEDGDTTSFDVNINITNTIDNIASTPSLSFNVEDNGSISITNEYDYNVYNSSSKAFYGDNDNHINIENDLYGWDGLKTFGGDDVVNIGDDINYGGVDLGSGNDFITIGDKVGNIGWATIDGGDGTDSIYLKGYTINDYYKNEDNIRDKISNFENIKCSDGVVKGDASVFNTSPLSTTVYNYTITLAALLSDVDGSESLSKVTLDNIPDTITSVKDSSGNVYDVSGGTVQLPIEEGKEEEFTFVSTKHLESSEVNSMTASVTSTESENDAQSTVTTSAKISIEGDENANTITGTAANEHIDGKGGADIIDAGAGDDTIVFNGTEKSIDGGEGNDTLVMNNDTIDLEEVLKHTEIKNIENIDLTNNHAQEMNINLDDILDMTDNNNELKIFGDSDDKVTLEGGDAKWSQQADYVSDTGETFHVYQGTVGGSNVKVLIDDDVSVTPDV